One region of Wyeomyia smithii strain HCP4-BCI-WySm-NY-G18 chromosome 3, ASM2978416v1, whole genome shotgun sequence genomic DNA includes:
- the LOC129731751 gene encoding suppressor APC domain-containing protein 2 has protein sequence MAASNRNRKNILTLNGGAQLHNNYHLHHQQTQLAQPQYPFQDGTGAGSHVEGLPKPFVSAMRTLFDIMDDQKTGFVKLSDIEDRWQDDGTKGLPRGVIDSLRKVTPPNGLLSFDRFCGGLKICLIRNQTEACRMSRLSKDSEKLPLSPTKLSVRPPSAPLLDLDTMTKPSWASNNANTATVRPNNAMPAQKTLSMPQLNPDSDIDLVLESPPIILPGAFGPPKPPRVALNLERNQTNSNIDKAEIRNALQNWQMSLLMSETDKSDKTHLRLARGPADGQIDLSNASSSPSLGMHTTGLYQKKANSAGGGSIGRRREPRRHTLQNGVDYNMLKRLKQIEQEKDILLQGLTAVEKARDWYLKQLSIVQDKIKYLGRCGTHVETWTDAHQERLDLQRARVLEVNRHLLTLAESWERGGFPMHMNLALRPPGSNMSYQHSLHQRAQAQSQTQTGSTINPQQTELVQRLKQQNVQLSEEVNQKNEKLSLLEREKSSLIRELLQLQRANRAGSMTSNTEELVF, from the exons ATGGCAGCGTCGAATCGTAATCGCAAAAATATTCTCACGCTGAACGGTGGAGCTCAGCTGCATAATAATTACCATCTTCATCATCAGCAGACCCAATTGGCACAGCCGCAATATCCGTTTCAGGATGGCACTGGAGCTGGAAGCCACGTTGAAGGACTTCCGAAGCCGTTCGTATCCGCTATGCGCACCTTGTTTGATATAATGGACGACCAGAAAACCGGTTTCGTCAAGCTGTCGGACATCGAGGACCGCTGGCAGGACGACGGGACCAAGGGGCTGCCACGGGGTGTAATTGATAGTTTGCGCAAGGTTACGCCCCCAAACGGACTGCTTTCGTTCGATCGTTTTTGCGGTGGACTCAAAATCTGTCTGATTCGCAATCAAACCGAAGCATGCAGAATGAGCCGTCTGTCTAAAGATTCGGAGAAACTACCGCTCTCCCCAACCAAGCTTTCTGTGCGCCCGCCGTCAGCTCCACTGTTGGACTTAGACACGATGACTAAACCATCCTGGGCAAGTAATAATGCGAACACTGCAACCGTTCGACCGAACAACGCAATGCCTGCGCAGAAAACGCTCAGTATGCCTCAGCTGAACCCCGATAGTGACATAGATCTAGTCCTCGAGTCACCACCCATCATCCTCCCAGGTGCCTTCGGACCACCGAAACCACCCCGTGTGGCGTTGAATCTCGAGCGAAATCAAACCAATTCCAACATCGACAAGGCGGAAATACGGAACGCTCTCCAAAACTGGCAAATGTCGCTTCTAATGAGCGAAACGGACAAATCCGATAAAACCCACCTCCGCCTGGCACGCGGACCGGCCGACGGTCAAATTGATCTCTCGAACGCAAGTTCATCACCCTCGTTGGGTATGCACACAACCGGTCTGTACCAGAAAAAGGCAAACAGTGCCGGTGGTGGCAGCATCGGACGGCGACGGGAACCGCGAAGACACACACTGCAGAATGGCGTCGATTACAATATGCTCAAGCGGCTGAAGCAGATCGAGCAGGAGAAAGATATCCTGCTGCAGGGTTTGACGGCGGTGGAGAAGGCCCGCGACTGGTACCTGAAGCAGCTGTCGATCGTGCAGGATAAGATCAAGTATTTGGGCCGATGTGGGACGCATGTG GAAACGTGGACCGACGCACATCAGGAGCGGCTAGATTTGCAGAGGGCACGAGTTCTCGAGGTGAATCGGCACTTACTAACGCTGGCCGAAAGCTGGGAACGGGGTGGATTTCCAATGCACATGAATCTGGCGCTTCGGCCGCCAGGCTCGAACATGTCTTACCAGCATTCTTTGCATCAGCGGGCCCAGGCCCAATCGCAGACGCAGACCGGTTCGACCATTAACCCCCAGCAGACGGAATTGGTCCAGCGGTTGAAGCAACAGAATGTCCAGCTCTCGGAGGAAGTCAATCAGAAGAACGAAAAACTATCACTGCTGGAGAGGGAGAAATCATCACTAATTAGAGAGCTGTTACAGCTGCAACGGGCCAACCGGGCCGGTAGCATGACTTCCAATACCGAGGAACTGGTGTTTTAA
- the LOC129731752 gene encoding probable palmitoyltransferase ZDHHC24: protein MKIRKRFYPRSLQDCVATAFMAAIIPITFWFEVYVVIPGVHGAESMFNWIHLGPALFLLYNVSANMLATIMCDTSSGTEIVTVPADVAVGTGLGSKSWHLCSTCEAVAPPRSWHCNTCGVCVLKRDHHCVFTGCCIGHKNHRYFILFVLHLFVATFYASILNNYFIWFVRGEEFRNWTSVVKIVFPLAMLMIDTSTRQYYLVIYLINMVGMLFTGVLLIYHGRLIISGAVVHERNSRDYNLGRLENIRMVLGEKWYLTWLTPFMGSELPHNGVNWDSVQREASKNK from the coding sequence ATGAAAATAAGGAAACGTTTTTACCCGCGTTCGCTTCAGGACTGCGTCGCTACGGCTTTTATGGCTGCAATTATACCAATTACCTTTTGGTTCGAGGTGTACGTAGTGATACCGGGCGTACACGGGGCCGAATCGATGTTTAACTGGATTCATCTGGGTCCTGCTTTGTTTTTGCTGTACAACGTCAGTGCCAATATGCTAGCGACAATCATGTGCGATACCAGCAGCGGAACAGAGATTGTTACTGTGCCAGCGGATGTCGCCGTTGGAACGGGGCTTGGCTCAAAATCCTGGCACTTGTGCTCAACGTGTGAAGCCGTAGCGCCACCCAGATCGTGGCACTGCAACACGTGCGGAGTTTGCGTTCTGAAACGGGACCACCATTGTGTGTTCACGGGATGCTGTATCGGCCATAAAAACCATCGGTATTTCATTCTGTTTGTACTGCATCTTTTTGTGGCTACTTTTTATGCCAGCATACTCAATAACTATTTTATTTGGTTTGTTCGAGGGGAGGAATTTCGCAACTGGACCTCGGTGGTTAAGATTGTTTTCCCGTTGGCAATGCTTATGATCGATACATCAACCAGGCAGTATTATCTAGTCATATATTTAATTAATATGGTGGGCATGCTGTTCACCGGAGTGCTGCTTATTTATCATGGAAGATTAATTATAAGCGGAGCGGTCGTTCATGAACGTAACAGCCGAGATTATAATCTGGGTCGGTTGGAAAACATTAGAATGGTTTTAGGGGAAAAATGGTATTTGACGTGGCTTACACCGTTCATGGGCAGTGAGCTGCCTCATAATGGAGTCAACTGGGATTCGGTTCAAAGGGAGGCGTCTAAGAATAAATAA